In Elaeis guineensis isolate ETL-2024a chromosome 1, EG11, whole genome shotgun sequence, a genomic segment contains:
- the LOC140851634 gene encoding exopolygalacturonase-like isoform X1, protein MKLLFLLSLVCCYSIGNAETQKSLSYWNFNVLDYGARANGITDDSKAFMAAWKAACAAVGVVKLHIPAGTYLIGPTKFAGPCKNVHSLTVNMKGYLKATTDLSQYVTGDDWVEFAWVDMLILTGGGTFDGQGAVSWPYNKCPTNKHCKVLPTSVKFVATSNTLVQNIKSLNSKFFHIALVGCKNFWGKNIQITAPSNSPNTDGIHIERSTGVTIYNSVIGTGDDCISIGHSNSEVLLSGISCGPGHGISIGSLGRYHNEGDVRGLVIKDSTLAGTSNGVRIKTWENSPGTSKAVNMTFENIVMNSVANPIIIDQMYCPYSSCASDAPSGVILSDIFFRNIRGTSTTPVAVTLRCSRGVPCKNVNLQDVNLKYVGQLPATASCMNVKASYSGTQIPPPCR, encoded by the exons ATGAAGCTTTTATTCTTGCTTTCGTTGGTATGTTGTTACTCCATTGGCAATGCTGAAACCCAAAAATCATTAAGCTACTGGAACTTCAATGTTCTAGATTATGGTGCCCGAGCCAATGGCATTACTGACGATAGCAAG GCATTCATGGCCGCATGGAAGGCAGCATGCGCAGCAGTTGGTGTGGTCAAGCTTCACATACCTGCAGGAACTTATCTTATTGGCCCTACTAAGTTTGCTGGTCCTTGCAAAAATGTTCACTCCCTTACAGTGAATATGAAG GGATACTTGAAGGCAACAACAGATTTGAGCCAGTATGTCACAGGTGACGATTGGGTGGAATTTGCATGGGTGGATATGTTGATATTGACCGGAGGAGGGACTTTCGATGGCCAAGGAGCTGTATCATGGCCCTATAACAAGTGCCCTACAAATAAACATTGCAAAGTCCTCCCCACT TCGGTCAAATTCGTTGCCACATCAAACACTCTGGTACAGAACATCAAATCATTGAATAGCAAGTTCTTCCATATAGCTCTGGTTGGCTGCAAGAACTTCTGGGGCAAAAATATCCAGATCACCGCCCCTTCAAACAGCCCCAACACCGACGGAATTCACATTGAACGGAGCACAGGCGTAACTATATATAACTCGGTGATCGGAACTGGTGATGATTGTATCTCCATTGGACATAGTAACTCAGAAGTATTACTGAGTGGCATCAGTTGTGGACCAGGGCATGGGATCAG CATTGGGAGTTTAGGAAGATATCATAATGAAGGGGACGTCCGAGGACTCGTCATCAAAGATAGCACCCTTGCCGGGACTTCAAACGGTGTAAGGATCAAGACATGGGAGAACTCTCCAGGAACCAGTAAGGCTGTTAACATGACCTTTGAGAACATTGTCATGAACAGTgttgcaaatcccatcatcaTTGACCAGATGTACTGCCCCTACAGCTCTTGTGCATCAGAT GCACCATCTGGGGTGATTCTGAGTGACATCTTCTTCCGGAACATAAGAGGGACGTCGACGACTCCGGTGGCGGTGACCCTCAGGTGCAGCAGAGGAGTGCCATGCAAGAACGTCAATCTCCAAGACGTCAACCTCAAGTACGTTGGCCAGCTTCCGGCCACTGCCTCGTGCATGAACGTCAAAGCAAGCTACAGCGGGACCCAAATCCCCCCACCTTGCCGCTAG
- the LOC140851634 gene encoding exopolygalacturonase-like isoform X2, translating to MGKLAFNQLAKAFMAAWKAACAAVGVVKLHIPAGTYLIGPTKFAGPCKNVHSLTVNMKGYLKATTDLSQYVTGDDWVEFAWVDMLILTGGGTFDGQGAVSWPYNKCPTNKHCKVLPTSVKFVATSNTLVQNIKSLNSKFFHIALVGCKNFWGKNIQITAPSNSPNTDGIHIERSTGVTIYNSVIGTGDDCISIGHSNSEVLLSGISCGPGHGISIGSLGRYHNEGDVRGLVIKDSTLAGTSNGVRIKTWENSPGTSKAVNMTFENIVMNSVANPIIIDQMYCPYSSCASDAPSGVILSDIFFRNIRGTSTTPVAVTLRCSRGVPCKNVNLQDVNLKYVGQLPATASCMNVKASYSGTQIPPPCR from the exons ATGGGTAAGCTGGCTTTTAATCAATTAGCTAAG GCATTCATGGCCGCATGGAAGGCAGCATGCGCAGCAGTTGGTGTGGTCAAGCTTCACATACCTGCAGGAACTTATCTTATTGGCCCTACTAAGTTTGCTGGTCCTTGCAAAAATGTTCACTCCCTTACAGTGAATATGAAG GGATACTTGAAGGCAACAACAGATTTGAGCCAGTATGTCACAGGTGACGATTGGGTGGAATTTGCATGGGTGGATATGTTGATATTGACCGGAGGAGGGACTTTCGATGGCCAAGGAGCTGTATCATGGCCCTATAACAAGTGCCCTACAAATAAACATTGCAAAGTCCTCCCCACT TCGGTCAAATTCGTTGCCACATCAAACACTCTGGTACAGAACATCAAATCATTGAATAGCAAGTTCTTCCATATAGCTCTGGTTGGCTGCAAGAACTTCTGGGGCAAAAATATCCAGATCACCGCCCCTTCAAACAGCCCCAACACCGACGGAATTCACATTGAACGGAGCACAGGCGTAACTATATATAACTCGGTGATCGGAACTGGTGATGATTGTATCTCCATTGGACATAGTAACTCAGAAGTATTACTGAGTGGCATCAGTTGTGGACCAGGGCATGGGATCAG CATTGGGAGTTTAGGAAGATATCATAATGAAGGGGACGTCCGAGGACTCGTCATCAAAGATAGCACCCTTGCCGGGACTTCAAACGGTGTAAGGATCAAGACATGGGAGAACTCTCCAGGAACCAGTAAGGCTGTTAACATGACCTTTGAGAACATTGTCATGAACAGTgttgcaaatcccatcatcaTTGACCAGATGTACTGCCCCTACAGCTCTTGTGCATCAGAT GCACCATCTGGGGTGATTCTGAGTGACATCTTCTTCCGGAACATAAGAGGGACGTCGACGACTCCGGTGGCGGTGACCCTCAGGTGCAGCAGAGGAGTGCCATGCAAGAACGTCAATCTCCAAGACGTCAACCTCAAGTACGTTGGCCAGCTTCCGGCCACTGCCTCGTGCATGAACGTCAAAGCAAGCTACAGCGGGACCCAAATCCCCCCACCTTGCCGCTAG